The DNA region AGTCACGTGGAATTGTATCTctaattttcttcatttcttcgcaTATCAATCAATAACTAGAATTAAAAAAAGGGGAATGACAAGGCATCCGGAAATAACCGATTAATTTCTATCAATAGGCCTGCTAAAGACCCAAACCATAGAGTACTTAGCACAGGTGCCACGGAGAGATATGTTTTTATATCTCGCATTGAAAATCCTCCTTCTATTATGGATTGTAATACATATATGGTCAGATGCTGTAGTTCAAGATCATTTGTATTTTTTTACACGGAATTCCTAACTAAACAGGATTCCTAACTAAAATAGATATGTACAATGAAGcaatagatttttttctttttttgtaaaagaaaaaaaatctaatcctTGTTCCTGAGCATTACTGATAAATATTAACTTTTTTATACGTTAGGTTTCAGATGtatataattcttttattatatgaaaccaaaaagaagaaatgacaagaaaattgtatatagatggaggagaaaatgacgatatggaaaacaagacagggattttgtacaatgaaactgtacaacaattttgaaaaggGATGTAGCGCAGCTTGGTAGCGCGTTTGTTTTGGGTACAAAATGTCACGGGTTCAAATCCTGTCATCCCTACCTATTACTTCTCCCATGGGCAGTAACGAGGGATTCATTGAGATCGATTAAAATTGGACATAATCTTCCGGTCTTGCATACTATATGTATGCAAGACGTATTGGGGGTAGAAAAATTACTTTTCTTTACAGTACAGTCGTATCTCCTGTCATAAGGATAAGAAAGCGCTCTTAGTTCAGTTCGGTAGAACGCGGGTCTCCAAAACCCGATGTCGTAGGTTCAAATCCTACAGAGCGTGATTCGGTTTATTTGATgtcgaatcacaataaaataattaataatttaacaaaacaAAAAGTTGAATTGTAACTTGAATTTGACCTCCTTCCTGCAGGAGGtcaatcaaaaaaagaaagaaatattactCAATCAAAGGTCCAACTGATCACCACGTCTATATTGTAAATATGCGGTTACGAATAATCCTGCTAAAGTAATAGGAATTAGACCTAAGACGATTCCAAATAGAAAAACTTCAATCATTTCGGTTTGTTTAAGGGGATAAAAAGAAAGGTaagatctatccctaaatattAATCTGAATTATCCGTGAATCTCAATGACCAAGAATTGGCAATTGATGTGAGAAAGAACCATAGAATACCCGGAATCTCAGAGAAATAttcgtttttatcaatttttcattCAATTCATTTCAAATAAGTCGTATCTTGTTCAAACCAATGAATAGAGCTGAGGTTATAGTTAAAGCAGCCAGTAGAAAACCGAAATAACTAGTTATAGTAAGCATGAAAGAGCTAAATTAGATATGTTCTTTTGCTACATATGTTGATAAAACACTTACCTAAGTTTCAATTTTTACAAAATACGACGGCAAGAAAAATCAATTGACAGAATTAGTTTAGTTCCAATTGAAAATTCTGGATTCATCAGTCATTATAGATAAGACTAACTAAGAGTGACATAGGTAGAAAAATTCGATTCATCTGCTGTGACATTGACCGATCCTATGATTCGGAATCAACAGATTCATTGTGGAatttgtgagttgaataaagtatttgtgagttgaataaagtaatagtaaaagtaagtaaaatataaagtataagtaaaagtaatagtAATTAAGAACTGTGCCGTGTAACTTCATTCAAAACTTAAATTACTTATGGACTTatacttaaatattaaataaaatattaaataaaatataagtaatttaagtaattttggaataaaagaattggatttgaaaattccattttaatcatttcctttctaTTTCAATAGGATCTAATCCTTTTTGGAACGAACGGCCTGATACtatttaccttttatttattttaactcatTGGACTCAGTACAGTAATAGGTTGCTTAATTGCCCATAACATAATATttcgaatgaaaagaaaaaggtgtCCCACGATCTATCGAAAAAAATAAAACCTTTactctatttttcatttttatatttttattcttttttttcaggTCCAACTCGATTCAAAGACGAACAACTTCCATTATCCTTTTTAGATTCTATATTCTGTCTTTCCATATCATGGAGTTCCATACTTCTAGTTTGGTCAAGAAAGAACCTTTGTTTTGGATCTAATACAATAACGGTTGCATCACGAATATGGATTGTTCCAACTGGGTTCTGTTTCTTTCATGTTCTGTTTCTTTCACTAATATAGTATATACTATTGTATTTTGTATTAcagtatatttattgtattatacgACCAACCAATTACTTGaaataaaaagatttgaacaaaaaAACTTTTAACCAAAAAATGGGTTTATTATAGATTTCGCATACATATAATTGAATTGTGTGAATATTATAATATGCTTCATAAATTATTAGAAACCATCGATTCACGCTTTTCCAAGATCTTTACTTTCTATTATGAATCCAATAATGGAAATCTTATAAGGAATTTGAGTAATTTTCTATTGATCTATTGAATAACATAGAGTTATGCATAGacaaggaacaaaaaaagaagaaaagaattatgTAGCATTTCGGTACCGATCGAGACTGCGTTGCTGTGCCAGAGGAAGGATAGCTATACTGATTCGGTATACTTGAAATAAACCTTTGGTACAAAATTGACGATCTCACAAAGATGCAATATCAGTAGTTTTCCATTTACTGATCCCATCTTTCAAGGAATCGATTCCCTTTTTTGAATGTACAAAAATTTGTGGAGCTCAGAATGTCTGGAAGCACGGGAGAACGTTCTTTTGCTGATATTATTACCAGTATTCGATACTGGGTCATTCATAGCATTACTATACCTTCCCTATTCATTGCGGGTTGGTTATTCGTCAGTACGGGTTTAGCTTACGACGTGTTTGGAAGTCCTCGGCCAAACGAGTATTTCACAGAGAGCCGACAAGGTATTCCATTGATAACCGGCCGTTTTGATTCTTTGGAACAACTTGATGAATTTAGTAAATCCTTTTAGGAGGCCCCCAATGACCATAGATCGAACCTATCCAATTTTTACAGTGCGATGGTTGGCTGTTCACGGACTAGCTGTACCTACCGTTTCTTTTTTGGGGTCAATATCAGCAATGCAGTTCATCCAACGATAAACCTAATTTGAATTATAGAGCTATGACACAATCAAACCCGaatgaacaaaatgttgaatTGAATCGTACCAGTCTATACTGGGGTTTATTACTCATTTTTGTACTTGCTGTTTTATTTTCCAATTATTTCTTcaattgaaagaaagaaagagaatagtAGGAATTCTCTTATCCCATTCGGAAAGATACCATCCTCATAATTATCCATGACTGTTTTTGTCTCTAGCACGACCATTTGAGAAAATGTGGAGGAAAGTAGGGGAAATGGCCGATACTACTGGAAGGATTCCTCTTTGGCTGGTTGGTACTGTAACTGGTATTCCTGTGATCGGTTTAATAGGTGTTTTCTTTTACGGTTCATATTCTGGGTTGGGTTCATCTCTCTAGTAATCGGATAAACCGGATTGTAGACATGAAAGAGTAAGAAAAGAACTCAACGGGACCTTACCCTCCTTTGTCTAATTAGAGCGATAAGGTCCCGTTGAGTTCTCTTTTCTTACTCTTATAGGAAGATTATGATCTATTCCATAACATACAAATTGGCCAGtcaacataatcaaaatattatattcgtAGAAATGAAATGACAAAACGGATCCTTTGCTCTGATGTTTCAAACCactctattcttttgtttcttaataATGTTTTTGAAGAATTGAATCTATTGATTGATTCATAGTCTCTGTTCTTCCTTTCCTCCATAATATTAACTcttatgaagaaacaagaaaagagtaatcaatggatttctgaataatacaatattatataGATTTCTACGCATGAGACATCCTGCAAATAATTTCTATACTAAACTACTAATAGAACTTACTCTATAGAACTTACTCTATAAAACTCTATAATATAATTTGTTTGAATAATTTCTCTTGAATAATTTCTCTAAGTTAAAAGTTTAAGTTAATTGAAGAAGTTCTATTTGCTCAATCAATTATTCCCctaatcctttctctctttttgtttgtcCACAACTTCCTATGAATCTAACCAAAAGAGTTCTGGTGGACCGGAAAAGAAGGAATGGTAATCTTTGacgaacaggagaaaaaatcattattatttcgaTATAAGACGACACAAGAAAAAGGATTTTCCGCCCTTTTCTTGTGTCGAATAGAAGACTCGTAAGACTAGTAATCCCTCCTAAAaggatttctttctttcatttttcccatccttgctctgtattctctttctttgtatGTCTATTGTCTATTACTAAGAATAGGATACAAGTAATGAATTCCAGACATCCCGCAAaacgaaaaaaaagtataaacaaagcaaccaaaaaggtttacagattttttgatcatacataattgtatggatcaaaaaaaattcggcgctttttaccaacttgatgttaaggaatctctgcacctagaaattcatttcgtacaattgaaccttttcaaactgtttctttttaagaaccaaaaaaacttgtgccaaaataacagatgccaagaagaacaaaagacctTGGACCCGTAATGGGTCTTGAAGCACTATTTCTGCATCTCCCTGACCAAAGCCTCCCACATTGGGATTGCTTGTTAATGGTTGATCAAGCTTGATGGATTCACCCTCTGAAACAAGAAGTTCTGGTCCTGGAGGTATAATATCAACCACTTGATGTCCATCCGATGCATCAACTATGGTTATTTCATATCCCCCTTTTTCTTTACGTACTATTCTGCTTACTATACCTGCTGATGTAGCATTATAGACTGTATTGTTACTTTTGCTACCATCAGGATAAATCTGACCCCTTCCTCTGTTCCCACCTACGTATATGGGATATTTTAAGAAGTGAACGTCTTTCTTCGTAGCAGGGTCGGGGGAAAGAATGGGAAAGACGATTTCACTATATTTCTGACCGGGAACAGGACCTATcacaataatatttcttttgttgGGACGATAACTCTGAAAAGACAGATTTCCTATCTTTTCTTTCAACTCAGGAGAAATACGATCAAGGGGGGCTAATTCGAATCCGTCGGGTAAAATGAGAACAGCCCCCACATTCAAAGTCCCCTTTTTACCATTAGCAAGAACTTGTTTCAGTTGCTTATCATAAGGGATTCGAACAACTGCTTCAAATACAGTATCAGGAAGCACAGCTTGCGGAACTTCAATATCCACGGGTTTATTAGCTAAATGGCAATTGGCACATACAATTCGTCCCGTTGCTTCTCGCGGGTTTTCATAACCCTGCTGCGCAAAAATGGGATATGCATTTGAAATAGATGCCCGAGTTATTACATATATCATGATCGATACAGAAATGGATCGAGTCATCTCTTCCTTTacccaagaaaaagtatttttattttgcatGTCCAATCATTGATCCCCGAATTTCTACAATAAATTAGATAGGTAGCTAGTATAGTTCCCTATACACGAGTCTGTCATTGTACTGGAATAATTGTACTGGAATATAGGACGAATACCTTGAACAGATAAAAGTATAAAGAATTAAGTCAAATTGAAAATACTTTCTTTATACACGAAGAAAGATTCTGATTTGATTGATATAATAAGATCAAATGAGTTCTTTATTCATTCATTGAATGATAAATTACTACAAGCGAAGGAGATACACGATTTAAAAAAAGGAAGATCCAATATTTCACAATTGTATCTAGAATAACTGGAAAAGTGGAAACAAGACCAGATATAATTTGATCGTTATGATCCAATCCAAAATCGTTGTAGACCGAACCAATCATTAGTTCCCAACCATGGGTCGAGTGAAATCCGATCCATAAATCAGTaactaaaagaatagaaaaagctTTTATTGTGTCACTTAAGTTATAGAGGAATTCCTGAACCCAAGAATTAAGAATGACGAGTTCTTCATTACTCAGAATAAAATAACCACTTAGAATAGCGAAACAGATTATATTTGTCGAGAAATGCAAAATGATATGGAGATCATATTCATTGTGTGCTTTGACTAATTGTATTGTTTCCTTGTGTATTTCTATATGAAGTTTTTGTATATGCGTTTCCGGGTACTCCTTTATCATTTCGTCCAATAGGAATAGTTCTTCTAATTCTATGAATCTTTCCAGAacgtttttctcttgaatatgattcaaaaaattttcggattgcctggtattccaccaattagtaacccaaggttccagacatttattaaatgagaaagagacccacCAGGGCAAAAATACTATAGATGCGAGATATGGGAGGGAGGCcgatgctttcttttttttcatttttttttttctgtgaattgAATTGTTAATGAACCTGCTTCATTCGTTGACTCTATCTGATCTGATATTTCTTTGAAGCACGAGTTGTATAACAAGGTATTGACCTATGGGTCTATTCCTTTCCTATTATtgtgtaataattttattttttttttgatttagaaggaatatagacatagaataagagttcttttcggatgaaaatgagaaaaaaagaaataaatattattccagatatctcaattgggcaaatttgaaccaattttattttcatttgttcCTTTCGATGAATACTCGAAAACCCACTTGAAGTAACGAATCGAGTTTCGAGACGAAAAAACTCCCCCTGGATCAATTAATTCTTTCGAAATGTTTCACCGTCTAACCAGAAAAGGGTATCAATTCCAAATCTTGGGCCTAAAAAGATGAATTCTGTATT from Musa acuminata AAA Group cultivar baxijiao unplaced genomic scaffold, Cavendish_Baxijiao_AAA HiC_scaffold_683, whole genome shotgun sequence includes:
- the LOC135663176 gene encoding cytochrome f, translating into MQNKNTFSWVKEEMTRSISVSIMIYVITRASISNAYPIFAQQGYENPREATGRIVCANCHLANKPVDIEVPQAVLPDTVFEAVVRIPYDKQLKQVLANGKKGTLNVGAVLILPDGFELAPLDRISPELKEKIGNLSFQSYRPNKRNIIVIGPVPGQKYSEIVFPILSPDPATKKDVHFLKYPIYVGGNRGRGQIYPDGSKSNNTVYNATSAGIVSRIVRKEKGGYEITIVDASDGHQVVDIIPPGPELLVSEGESIKLDQPLTSNPNVGGFGQGDAEIVLQDPLRVQGLLFFLASVILAQVFLVLKKKQFEKVQLYEMNF